From a region of the Erythrobacter neustonensis genome:
- a CDS encoding ATP-binding protein has protein sequence MITATKKPTLGRVFVPGGMPDLTYVPRTERDLERRLSEVRDNLCKLVVVTGPTKTGKTVLVRKVLRSDTNLVWIDGGLIKSEDDFWSECLHKISDFVEVERVSEVGSTSALGTNAKLEIGVPGIKATVGGDDSQGHNSKTITKKALVGALRARAIRAMSDAGATLVIDDFHYLDRSLQGEIVRALKGAVFDGFPAVVIAIPHRRYDAVRVEREMNGRIEPIKVPDWSVVELIVIPERGFPLLDLEISEKLAQRLAEEAYGSPHLVQEFCKELGKRALNGGFRKIDEVFDEDVFRVIAEHTGKVIFDKLASGPRARTDRIQRPLVAGGSADIYRVVLMALARLAPGMNKIDYETLRSSIREILTDDIPQAHEVTRVLEKMAQIASKEEMSVKVLDWDDEEQKLHITDPFFAFFLKWARDHIGGRAA, from the coding sequence ATGATTACCGCAACGAAGAAGCCCACTCTTGGTCGAGTGTTTGTGCCCGGCGGCATGCCCGACTTGACCTATGTCCCTCGCACTGAACGTGACCTAGAGCGACGGCTCTCCGAAGTGAGGGACAACTTGTGCAAGCTTGTTGTCGTTACAGGGCCTACAAAGACCGGCAAAACAGTCCTAGTCAGGAAGGTTCTCCGGTCTGACACAAACTTGGTGTGGATAGATGGTGGATTGATTAAATCTGAGGACGATTTCTGGTCCGAATGTCTACATAAAATTTCTGATTTTGTTGAAGTAGAAAGAGTTAGCGAAGTTGGCTCAACGAGCGCTCTTGGAACTAACGCCAAGCTTGAGATTGGCGTCCCAGGTATAAAGGCAACTGTCGGGGGCGATGATAGCCAAGGCCACAACTCGAAAACGATTACCAAGAAGGCTCTCGTAGGTGCGCTTCGCGCTCGAGCTATCCGTGCCATGAGCGATGCTGGCGCTACGCTTGTTATCGACGACTTCCATTACTTGGATCGATCGCTGCAAGGGGAGATCGTGCGCGCTTTAAAGGGCGCAGTGTTCGACGGTTTTCCTGCAGTTGTGATAGCAATTCCGCATCGGCGATATGATGCTGTCAGAGTCGAACGTGAAATGAACGGACGAATTGAACCCATCAAAGTGCCCGATTGGTCGGTGGTTGAGTTAATCGTTATACCCGAGAGGGGCTTTCCCCTTCTAGATTTGGAAATAAGTGAGAAACTGGCGCAACGCCTTGCCGAAGAGGCGTATGGCAGCCCCCATCTTGTACAAGAATTCTGTAAGGAGCTAGGAAAGCGGGCTCTGAATGGGGGGTTCAGAAAAATTGATGAAGTGTTCGATGAGGACGTTTTCCGAGTAATTGCCGAACATACTGGGAAAGTAATTTTTGACAAATTGGCGTCTGGACCTCGTGCCAGAACGGACCGAATTCAGCGTCCGCTTGTTGCAGGTGGATCAGCCGATATTTATCGCGTGGTGCTAATGGCACTAGCTCGACTTGCGCCCGGCATGAACAAGATAGATTACGAGACATTGAGATCTAGTATTCGAGAGATTCTGACCGATGACATACCGCAAGCTCACGAAGTGACACGCGTTCTCGAGAAGATGGCGCAGATTGCCTCAAAGGAGGAGATGTCTGTGAAGGTGCTGGATTGGGACGACGAGGAGCAAAAACTTCATATCACCGACCCGTTCTTCGCTTTTTTTCTTAAGTGGGCTCGAGACCACATTGGTGGCCGAGCCGCGTAA
- a CDS encoding DUF1294 domain-containing protein, with product MTSAELFTPASIATALIALNFLAFAAFGIDKARAERGAWRISQGTLLRLAFFGGTPGAYAGRALFRHKTRKQPFCANLRSIAVLQVFAGVMVLGCYSYGDVLTARVLESGALDRITQDVAMLD from the coding sequence ATGACGTCTGCCGAACTGTTCACCCCCGCCAGTATTGCCACCGCGCTGATCGCCTTGAACTTCCTCGCCTTTGCCGCCTTCGGGATCGACAAGGCCCGGGCCGAGCGGGGGGCTTGGCGAATTTCTCAAGGGACCTTGCTCCGGCTCGCCTTTTTCGGTGGGACGCCGGGCGCCTATGCCGGGCGCGCGCTGTTCCGGCACAAGACGCGAAAGCAGCCGTTCTGCGCCAATCTCCGCAGCATCGCGGTGTTGCAGGTGTTCGCGGGCGTGATGGTGCTGGGCTGTTACAGCTATGGTGATGTGCTGACCGCGCGCGTGCTGGAATCGGGTGCGCTGGATCGTATCACGCAGGACGTCGCCATGCTGGATTGA
- a CDS encoding YdcH family protein: MSAHTPHELADIFPEDADALQRLKRDDAHFVRLARRHHEVNRAVHRIECEAEAASDERLGALRKERLRLLDEIAMMLEQVPA, translated from the coding sequence ATGTCCGCGCATACGCCGCACGAACTTGCCGATATTTTTCCCGAGGATGCCGACGCGCTGCAACGGCTGAAGCGCGATGACGCGCATTTTGTCCGCCTTGCGCGGCGGCATCACGAGGTCAACCGCGCGGTCCACCGGATCGAATGCGAGGCCGAGGCGGCGAGCGACGAACGCCTCGGCGCGCTGCGTAAGGAGCGGCTGCGCCTGCTCGACGAGATTGCGATGATGCTCGAACAGGTGCCTGCCTAG
- the argB gene encoding acetylglutamate kinase, which produces MTDKPFQAPPRSGADAPDLSKAEVLIEALPYFQRYAGRTFVVKYGGHAMGDPAAARDFAEDIVLLKAVGINPVVVHGGGPQIGQMLKRLGVESTFVDGLRVTDAATAQVAEMVLSGAINKELVDWIAAAGGKAIGISGKDAGLVTARKVTRTTRDPDSNIEQAVDLGFVGEPAAVDTTVIDTMVAAGMIPVIAPIARGDDGATYNINADTMAGAIAAALGAARLFLLTDVAGVLGADGELLSDLTPADIAQLREDGVIRGGMVPKLETCVAAVESGCEAAVVLDGRVGHTMLLEFFTARGAGTLVRV; this is translated from the coding sequence GTGACGGACAAGCCATTTCAAGCGCCCCCCCGCTCCGGGGCGGATGCCCCCGATCTTTCCAAGGCCGAAGTGCTGATCGAGGCGCTGCCCTATTTCCAGCGCTATGCCGGGCGCACCTTCGTGGTGAAATATGGCGGCCATGCGATGGGCGATCCGGCCGCCGCGCGCGATTTTGCCGAGGATATCGTGCTGCTGAAGGCGGTCGGCATCAACCCGGTGGTGGTGCATGGCGGCGGCCCGCAGATCGGCCAGATGCTCAAGCGGCTGGGGGTGGAAAGCACCTTCGTCGACGGGTTGCGCGTCACCGACGCGGCGACCGCGCAGGTGGCCGAGATGGTGCTGTCGGGCGCGATCAACAAGGAACTGGTCGACTGGATCGCCGCTGCCGGGGGCAAGGCGATCGGGATTTCGGGCAAGGACGCAGGGCTGGTGACCGCGCGCAAGGTGACGCGCACCACGCGCGATCCCGACAGCAATATCGAACAGGCGGTCGATCTGGGCTTCGTCGGAGAGCCCGCAGCGGTCGATACCACGGTGATCGACACGATGGTCGCCGCCGGGATGATCCCGGTGATCGCGCCGATCGCGCGCGGCGATGACGGGGCGACCTACAACATCAACGCCGACACGATGGCCGGCGCGATCGCCGCGGCGCTGGGCGCGGCGCGATTGTTCCTGCTCACCGATGTCGCAGGCGTGCTGGGCGCGGATGGCGAACTTTTGTCCGATCTCACCCCCGCGGACATTGCGCAATTGCGCGAAGACGGGGTGATCCGCGGCGGCATGGTGCCAAAACTGGAAACCTGCGTCGCCGCTGTGGAATCAGGCTGCGAGGCGGCAGTGGTGCTCGACGGGCGGGTGGGGCACACGATGCTGCTCGAATTCTTCACCGCGCGCGGTGCGGGCACGCTGGTCAGGGTGTAG